The following proteins come from a genomic window of Paenibacillus sp. CAA11:
- a CDS encoding WXG100 family type VII secretion target, with protein sequence MPSPSEIRRKADGVMSVANDMDREAGKYRSTVNGIGSWWQGEGAKAFKDGYAEIDSEIRRLLTKMRSLRDRVNNLASAVQRAEQEDEKRRLAEAASKSSSGSRRW encoded by the coding sequence ATGCCTAGCCCGTCAGAGATTAGACGCAAGGCCGACGGCGTCATGAGCGTAGCGAATGACATGGATCGGGAGGCAGGCAAATACCGGAGTACGGTGAATGGCATCGGCTCCTGGTGGCAAGGGGAAGGCGCTAAGGCTTTTAAGGATGGCTATGCCGAGATTGATTCCGAGATCAGGCGTCTGCTCACCAAGATGCGGAGTCTGCGGGACCGGGTGAACAACCTGGCCAGCGCTGTGCAGCGCGCGGAGCAGGAAGATGAGAAACGCCGCCTGGCAGAGGCAGCCTCAAAGAGCTCGTCGGGTAGTCGAAGATGGTGA
- a CDS encoding WXG100 family type VII secretion target, protein MGNQSFSPEQARSVSKSISSKGKNVETLINQLDNEIKAVSGWWQGESSVAFVEEFHQLKENYLKKMVECVEGISKQLNSVADVKEQSERDIAAQLRR, encoded by the coding sequence ATGGGAAACCAATCCTTTAGTCCTGAACAGGCACGTTCCGTGTCCAAATCCATTTCCAGCAAAGGTAAAAACGTGGAAACACTGATCAACCAATTGGACAATGAGATTAAAGCGGTCAGCGGATGGTGGCAAGGGGAATCTTCCGTAGCATTTGTTGAAGAATTCCATCAGCTGAAAGAGAACTATCTGAAGAAGATGGTTGAATGTGTTGAAGGTATCAGTAAACAGCTTAACAGCGTTGCCGACGTAAAAGAGCAAAGCGAACGCGATATCGCAGCTCAATTGCGCAGATAA
- a CDS encoding copper amine oxidase N-terminal domain-containing protein, with amino-acid sequence MLVKKMSAAALAGALLTASLSAMSMAAEKPMQVEVNGKSTSLTDAQPFMDKNQRMQVPIRFISEALGAKVGYDAGKKLITLTQGSKVITLTTGSKSFTVNGQTQQMDTSAVERSSRIYVPLRFVSQALDAQLSWDPETNSVKVTSPDGVELKLKAEEPKEESTGTVKDWYGFKVITDSDSKLLVDKGSYEKYKTSYLFSFLITFGYVGENHQKQLKEVESILRQKVESNTVDKVMKYVKSKTKRDDELPMKSYKDSKYEIVVISDYNGDVNVKVYYK; translated from the coding sequence ATGCTTGTGAAAAAAATGAGTGCCGCCGCCCTTGCGGGCGCGCTGCTCACCGCTTCCCTGTCTGCTATGAGTATGGCGGCGGAGAAGCCGATGCAGGTGGAGGTGAACGGCAAGAGCACCTCCCTTACAGATGCGCAGCCGTTCATGGACAAGAACCAGCGTATGCAGGTGCCGATCCGGTTCATCAGCGAGGCGCTGGGGGCCAAGGTAGGCTATGACGCCGGGAAGAAATTAATCACCCTCACTCAGGGCTCGAAGGTGATTACCCTGACGACAGGAAGCAAGAGCTTCACCGTCAATGGACAGACCCAGCAGATGGATACCTCAGCCGTAGAGAGAAGCTCCAGAATCTATGTGCCTCTACGGTTTGTAAGCCAGGCGCTAGATGCGCAGCTTTCCTGGGATCCTGAAACGAATTCAGTGAAGGTTACTTCGCCGGATGGCGTGGAGTTGAAGCTGAAGGCGGAGGAGCCGAAGGAGGAGAGTACGGGGACGGTAAAGGACTGGTATGGGTTTAAGGTGATTACGGATTCGGATTCGAAGTTACTTGTGGATAAAGGTTCTTATGAAAAATACAAAACATCTTACTTATTTTCGTTTTTAATTACATTTGGGTATGTTGGCGAAAATCACCAAAAACAGCTTAAAGAGGTTGAGAGCATACTACGTCAAAAGGTTGAAAGCAATACAGTAGATAAAGTTATGAAGTATGTTAAATCTAAAACCAAGCGGGATGATGAGCTCCCTATGAAATCATACAAAGATTCAAAGTACGAAATCGTTGTAATATCAGATTATAACGGCGACGTAAATGTTAAGGTCTATTACAAATGA
- a CDS encoding copper amine oxidase N-terminal domain-containing protein — MKKSGIIVLVFIMFAAMLPGAATAASLPLRVEVDGEKIWFPDEEPFVDKNMRVQVPIRFISEALGAKVDWSAKQKKVTISQSPKVVTLTIGNKVFYINGTSSKMDTSAMAKGSRTFVPLRFVSQALGAQVNWNKKINTVEITTANGASKPKTEEPKKETTGTVKDWYGFKVVTNSDSKLDVSEGYYEEDKESYLFSFVLTFGKRGEDHAKQLQEVEDVLRQKVNSKTVDSIMKYISSKTKREQELPNKFFEDSKYKIGVGSQPYGGVGVRIWYK; from the coding sequence ATGAAAAAATCAGGAATTATCGTACTGGTATTTATCATGTTCGCTGCCATGCTGCCAGGTGCAGCTACGGCGGCTTCTCTACCGCTTCGGGTAGAAGTGGATGGAGAGAAGATATGGTTCCCCGATGAGGAACCTTTTGTAGATAAGAATATGCGGGTGCAGGTACCGATTCGTTTTATAAGTGAAGCGCTGGGTGCAAAGGTCGACTGGAGTGCCAAACAAAAGAAGGTCACCATTTCCCAGTCTCCTAAAGTGGTTACGCTGACGATCGGGAACAAGGTGTTCTACATCAACGGTACAAGCTCCAAAATGGATACTTCCGCCATGGCGAAAGGGTCAAGAACGTTCGTACCTCTGCGCTTTGTGAGCCAGGCATTGGGTGCTCAGGTGAACTGGAATAAGAAGATTAATACCGTAGAGATTACTACGGCTAACGGGGCAAGTAAGCCCAAGACGGAGGAGCCGAAGAAAGAGACTACGGGGACGGTAAAGGACTGGTATGGGTTTAAGGTGGTTACGAATTCGGATTCGAAGTTGGATGTAAGTGAAGGGTATTATGAAGAAGATAAGGAATCATATTTATTTTCGTTTGTGCTAACATTTGGAAAGAGGGGGGAGGATCACGCTAAACAGCTTCAGGAGGTAGAAGATGTCCTTCGACAAAAGGTCAACTCTAAAACAGTAGACTCTATTATGAAGTATATTAGCTCCAAAACGAAGAGGGAGCAAGAATTGCCCAATAAATTCTTTGAGGATTCAAAATATAAAATTGGAGTTGGTTCGCAACCCTATGGAGGAGTAGGTGTGAGGATATGGTACAAGTAG
- a CDS encoding glycoside hydrolase family protein — protein MQQKVDPSRIDDLAEGMKKLTSFIETEVRSSTNGVLTVASAAKNDYTKEAYVGSAAGLAEELVRDIRAMASKLEEKMKAKAKALNSVAEQYRKTERLAGLKLRKGTKQLAYNLSYNPKVYSEYVKTLQKRLREMGYDIEVDGKFGKETKAAVSAFKKKYGLGDKGKDEGVVGEQTWLYLFGTVDGALKYDPHTFNEQVRMAQIRLKELGYDVEVTGYFDKKTKAAVSAFKNKNHLGNKGTVEGVIGTNTWEVLFGGEALAKNAESVAPTASGGSVPRGKVVYYNQEDPKWGGLMYSSSNDKSQTIAKSACGPTSLAMILSTITGKQILPPDLSNWAVKHGYRTSKSGTSWGFFKAAAKQYDVQCVQTGSLDEVKKALKDGNHLVIASMGPGHFTGGGHFIVLTDVDTKNGEDWYSVLDPNMDNRAYKNDGKIQQGTKNDGSVEAVGSVFKAEAKQYWIFTYKDKAPTTPPPSNNQNVQNPTSGGKANTISVNGVKFLHGSEGYSAYKYKDQAGKWTIGYGHLIRPGEKFKEPMSQEEAIKLYEKDIQKFIKSVNEFQSKYNLKLTQNQFDALVSFTYNLGENIWEGKTTLKSLIVSGKYTDQELKEAFGRFCKADGKRSRGLYNRRIDEAEVFLYGEYTRRTDRLLP, from the coding sequence GTGCAGCAAAAGGTAGATCCCAGCCGGATTGATGACCTGGCCGAAGGGATGAAGAAGTTGACCAGCTTCATAGAGACGGAAGTGAGGAGTTCCACCAATGGGGTTCTGACGGTCGCCTCGGCGGCAAAAAATGATTACACCAAGGAAGCTTATGTCGGATCCGCAGCAGGGCTTGCCGAGGAATTAGTCCGGGATATCCGGGCTATGGCCAGCAAGCTGGAGGAGAAGATGAAGGCCAAGGCCAAAGCCTTGAATAGTGTGGCAGAGCAGTATAGGAAGACAGAACGCCTGGCGGGGCTCAAGCTCAGGAAGGGTACGAAGCAGCTTGCCTACAACCTGTCATATAACCCTAAGGTGTATAGCGAATATGTCAAGACCTTGCAGAAACGCTTGAGGGAAATGGGCTATGACATCGAGGTGGATGGCAAGTTCGGGAAGGAAACCAAAGCAGCGGTCAGTGCCTTTAAGAAGAAATATGGGCTTGGTGACAAAGGCAAAGACGAAGGCGTGGTCGGCGAGCAAACCTGGCTGTACTTGTTCGGAACTGTGGACGGTGCGCTAAAGTATGATCCGCATACCTTCAACGAGCAGGTGCGCATGGCACAGATCCGGCTCAAGGAGCTGGGATATGACGTGGAAGTGACAGGGTATTTTGACAAGAAGACGAAGGCAGCGGTCAGTGCATTCAAGAACAAGAACCATCTCGGCAATAAAGGCACGGTTGAGGGCGTCATCGGCACGAACACGTGGGAGGTGCTGTTTGGCGGGGAGGCGCTGGCGAAGAACGCGGAATCGGTAGCTCCTACGGCTTCGGGGGGAAGTGTACCCAGGGGCAAAGTCGTTTACTACAACCAGGAAGATCCGAAGTGGGGCGGGCTGATGTATTCGAGCAGTAACGATAAGAGCCAGACTATTGCTAAGTCGGCTTGTGGTCCAACTTCGCTGGCTATGATCTTGTCTACGATTACCGGAAAGCAAATACTACCTCCTGATTTGAGTAATTGGGCTGTCAAACACGGGTATCGCACCTCGAAAAGCGGCACAAGCTGGGGGTTCTTCAAGGCGGCTGCTAAGCAGTATGACGTACAGTGTGTGCAGACCGGCAGCTTGGATGAGGTGAAGAAGGCTCTTAAGGATGGAAACCATTTGGTCATTGCCTCAATGGGGCCAGGCCATTTTACGGGTGGTGGACATTTTATTGTTCTAACCGATGTAGACACCAAGAACGGTGAGGACTGGTACTCTGTATTGGACCCTAATATGGATAACCGAGCCTATAAAAATGATGGGAAAATTCAGCAGGGAACCAAGAATGACGGTTCGGTTGAAGCGGTTGGCAGTGTATTTAAGGCAGAAGCAAAACAATACTGGATTTTTACTTATAAAGATAAAGCTCCCACAACCCCTCCGCCAAGTAATAATCAGAATGTTCAAAACCCAACAAGCGGCGGCAAAGCCAATACGATTAGTGTAAACGGAGTGAAGTTTCTCCATGGTTCGGAAGGATACAGTGCCTACAAGTACAAGGATCAGGCAGGCAAGTGGACGATTGGCTATGGGCACTTGATTAGACCGGGAGAAAAGTTCAAGGAGCCTATGTCTCAGGAAGAAGCTATCAAACTGTACGAAAAAGACATTCAGAAATTTATTAAGTCTGTTAACGAGTTCCAGAGCAAATATAATTTGAAGCTAACCCAAAATCAGTTCGATGCTTTGGTGAGCTTCACCTACAACTTAGGAGAGAACATCTGGGAGGGTAAGACTACACTTAAGAGCTTAATTGTGTCTGGCAAATATACGGATCAAGAGCTGAAAGAAGCTTTCGGCAGATTCTGTAAGGCAGACGGGAAGAGATCAAGAGGATTATATAACAGACGTATTGATGAAGCGGAGGTTTTCTTATATGGGGAATATACAAGAAGGACAGACCGGCTTCTTCCGTAA
- a CDS encoding WXG100 family type VII secretion target codes for MQQKVTPERLMDLALQMKQLDQRMSSAAVGKIQELRSLVNETRADYNESGVGSAASALERLLGEVETAYKSVSEQLRRKQSALKAAAQIYQDTENKAKSSFQPKYGTGRRTLKDMFSSLMDAAKNNMQSSSGNSGFSSFIKNFMGVLLEIQESALINQLQPYKDDPKIRGLIEVLSVGTPEQQVEARKQLGQIAFAIHEIARNQVSYDVYKTYGNVQYMQEAQNIANAQREKLLELGVSEEWYDKDVNLSGQYKDTVLSALSYNPYKSDHSPMPTDGRLLKVIEYGMKYPEFRDWAKVNYSEIELAVQQAIEAEQEAKRLKEEADRLAEEEASKNMLEKSWDSFKEIGSDIWQGMTDRNNKKFDSIYDFGNYITSGAFDAVSGFVDGMENRADKAFDSGYDFFNWLSMGAVDTVNGAINPDEPFSKEHWMNSLGVVMMVAGAKGALSKTKTPVLPKNPVEVKATQASKILDEVEERIEKVEGTGKVQTGGRELSVEEYLKRLDTADAMYESFRKSNVDVQSIAKNTGMSENRVQRIKDHLFFKEHIKEHGVGRFEADYEIAQAWDRLQKGIFKQQDIDLLNHELFESKFEGIFKTDYRTAHDRTVDSGRPWYPPEEE; via the coding sequence ATGCAGCAGAAGGTAACGCCTGAACGGCTTATGGATTTGGCGCTTCAAATGAAGCAGCTGGATCAGAGGATGAGCAGCGCAGCAGTCGGGAAGATTCAGGAGCTGCGTTCCTTGGTTAATGAGACGCGGGCTGATTACAATGAGTCTGGGGTTGGGTCGGCCGCAAGTGCGCTTGAGAGACTGTTAGGTGAGGTAGAGACAGCTTATAAGTCTGTAAGTGAGCAGCTCAGGAGGAAGCAGAGTGCCCTCAAAGCCGCTGCACAGATTTACCAGGATACGGAGAATAAGGCCAAAAGCTCTTTCCAGCCCAAGTATGGAACAGGCAGGCGTACTCTTAAGGATATGTTCTCCAGCCTGATGGATGCCGCGAAGAACAATATGCAGTCCAGCAGTGGTAACTCCGGGTTCAGTTCGTTCATAAAAAACTTCATGGGCGTCCTGCTGGAAATTCAGGAATCCGCCCTAATAAACCAGCTTCAGCCCTATAAGGATGACCCCAAAATCCGTGGACTAATAGAAGTCCTGAGTGTGGGCACGCCTGAACAGCAGGTGGAGGCAAGGAAGCAGCTGGGGCAGATTGCCTTTGCTATTCATGAAATCGCGCGGAACCAGGTATCTTATGACGTTTATAAGACGTATGGAAATGTGCAATATATGCAGGAAGCACAGAATATCGCGAATGCCCAGCGAGAGAAGCTCTTAGAGCTTGGAGTCTCCGAGGAGTGGTACGATAAGGATGTTAACTTATCCGGACAGTACAAGGATACGGTGCTCTCCGCCCTCTCCTATAATCCATACAAGAGTGATCACTCCCCTATGCCGACAGATGGGCGGCTCCTTAAGGTGATAGAATATGGGATGAAATATCCGGAATTTAGAGACTGGGCAAAAGTTAACTACTCGGAGATTGAGCTCGCTGTCCAGCAGGCGATTGAAGCTGAACAAGAGGCCAAGCGGCTTAAAGAGGAAGCGGACCGATTGGCCGAAGAGGAAGCCTCCAAGAATATGCTGGAGAAATCCTGGGATAGCTTTAAGGAGATCGGGTCGGATATCTGGCAGGGAATGACGGATCGGAATAACAAGAAATTTGATTCCATTTACGACTTCGGCAACTATATAACTTCTGGCGCCTTTGACGCTGTCAGCGGCTTTGTAGATGGCATGGAAAATCGCGCGGATAAAGCTTTTGACTCGGGCTATGACTTCTTCAACTGGCTCTCGATGGGGGCGGTAGACACTGTAAATGGAGCGATTAATCCCGATGAGCCTTTCTCCAAAGAACACTGGATGAACTCCCTTGGCGTGGTCATGATGGTGGCCGGGGCCAAAGGTGCCTTGTCCAAGACCAAGACTCCAGTCTTGCCGAAGAATCCTGTAGAGGTAAAGGCAACGCAAGCCTCGAAGATTTTGGATGAGGTGGAGGAGAGGATTGAGAAGGTTGAGGGAACGGGTAAAGTTCAAACTGGAGGAAGGGAGCTTTCGGTTGAGGAATATTTAAAGCGGCTTGATACAGCAGATGCAATGTATGAATCCTTTAGAAAATCGAATGTAGATGTTCAAAGTATTGCTAAAAATACTGGGATGTCTGAGAATAGAGTTCAAAGAATAAAAGACCATTTGTTTTTTAAAGAGCATATTAAAGAACATGGCGTGGGGCGTTTTGAAGCAGATTATGAAATTGCGCAAGCATGGGATAGGCTTCAAAAAGGGATATTTAAACAACAAGATATTGACTTATTGAATCATGAACTTTTTGAATCAAAATTTGAAGGTATTTTTAAAACAGACTATAGGACTGCACACGATAGAACAGTTGATTCTGGTCGTCCGTGGTATCCGCCTGAGGAGGAGTAA
- a CDS encoding SUKH-3 domain-containing protein, whose product MSKETLKILRDAGWYEGRSIDTKEMEGNLERVGYTVFPEVKKFLEEFGNLVIKDTINDETHNTSVKFNKYGVFKAEEEYAQEKLVPVGLIDSDFLVLFVSESGKVYCSTGKLGDSATEAWERLIGGSGVKPWGYF is encoded by the coding sequence ATGAGTAAAGAAACCCTAAAGATATTAAGGGATGCTGGCTGGTATGAGGGAAGAAGCATTGATACAAAAGAAATGGAAGGAAATTTAGAAAGAGTAGGTTATACAGTTTTTCCTGAGGTGAAGAAATTTTTGGAAGAGTTTGGAAACTTAGTGATAAAAGATACTATAAATGATGAGACGCACAATACGAGTGTAAAATTCAATAAGTATGGAGTCTTCAAAGCGGAGGAAGAGTATGCTCAAGAGAAATTAGTTCCTGTAGGGTTGATTGATAGCGATTTTTTAGTGCTTTTTGTTTCAGAAAGTGGAAAAGTGTACTGTAGTACTGGTAAATTAGGTGACAGTGCAACAGAGGCATGGGAAAGACTAATCGGGGGTAGCGGCGTTAAACCGTGGGGATATTTCTAA
- a CDS encoding EndoU domain-containing protein gives MTDRNNKKFDSIYDFGNYITSGAFDAVSGFVDGMENRADKAFDSGYDFFNWLSMGAVDTVNGAINPDEPFSKEHWMNSLGVVMMVAGAKGALSKTKTPVLPKNPVEVKATQASKILDEVEERIEDSSKILEEQIRKRVLENIGKSKIARAASNFDEYLKKEKELLEEIEKKRAIEKVEGKVKANLFNVSNEALDHANIGDFTRNPRTGEISKMSGGGHGQDNIDFLEQNGIEYNIELTYPNGVRVGNVPGHKSKGKRTGTGQAWFPETWTKEDIRKSGEYVANMPDHVNVADGVTIFGEYNGVRVGVIKTNGEIGTIFPDDMMQP, from the coding sequence ATGACGGACCGGAATAACAAAAAATTTGATTCCATTTACGACTTCGGCAACTATATAACATCAGGTGCTTTTGACGCTGTCAGCGGTTTTGTAGATGGCATGGAAAATCGCGCGGATAAAGCTTTTGACTCGGGCTATGACTTCTTCAACTGGCTCTCGATGGGGGCGGTAGATACTGTAAATGGAGCCATTAATCCCGATGAGCCGTTCTCCAAAGAACACTGGATGAACTCCCTAGGGGTGGTCATGATGGTGGCTGGAGCCAAAGGTGCCTTGTCCAAGACCAAGACCCCAGTCTTGCCGAAGAATCCTGTAGAGGTAAAGGCAACGCAAGCCTCGAAGATTTTGGATGAGGTGGAGGAGAGGATTGAGGACTCCAGTAAAATTCTTGAGGAACAGATCAGAAAGCGCGTATTGGAGAACATAGGGAAGAGCAAAATCGCCCGGGCAGCTTCAAATTTTGACGAGTACTTGAAGAAGGAGAAGGAATTACTTGAAGAGATAGAAAAGAAAAGGGCGATTGAGAAGGTTGAGGGGAAGGTTAAAGCTAATCTTTTCAATGTTAGTAATGAAGCATTGGATCATGCGAACATAGGGGACTTTACTAGAAATCCAAGGACTGGTGAAATATCAAAAATGAGTGGGGGTGGCCATGGGCAAGATAATATCGATTTTCTTGAGCAAAATGGTATTGAGTATAATATTGAGCTGACGTATCCTAACGGAGTTAGGGTAGGAAATGTTCCAGGGCACAAATCAAAAGGAAAAAGAACTGGAACTGGTCAAGCTTGGTTTCCAGAGACATGGACAAAAGAGGATATTAGAAAGTCTGGTGAATATGTTGCCAATATGCCTGACCATGTGAATGTGGCAGATGGGGTAACTATATTTGGTGAATATAATGGTGTCAGAGTTGGAGTAATTAAAACAAATGGGGAAATTGGGACGATTTTCCCAGACGATATGATGCAACCATAA
- a CDS encoding SUKH-4 family immunity protein, with product MEYNIEGIRKYYDDFRIYPYDKLIEQGFVESDALFMSEIGIPHNFLGFTFFALEEFKSCIFSDEKYIQIGIFRPHDYTDNKIYVRFGSGKVVKESENGIALLNRDLKTFFLFHLIFFQEAKKYNLKNVEDCNTYGTEVRKKFEKIDPEAMENSEGYWSTKVEEYEEMW from the coding sequence ATGGAATATAATATAGAAGGTATTAGGAAATATTATGATGACTTCCGTATATACCCTTATGACAAGCTAATTGAGCAGGGTTTTGTAGAGAGTGATGCTCTTTTTATGAGTGAGATAGGTATTCCGCACAATTTTCTGGGTTTTACTTTTTTTGCCCTAGAGGAATTTAAAAGTTGTATATTTTCCGATGAAAAGTACATTCAAATAGGTATTTTTAGGCCACATGATTATACCGATAACAAAATTTATGTGCGTTTTGGTAGTGGGAAGGTAGTAAAAGAATCAGAAAATGGTATTGCTCTCCTGAATCGTGATTTAAAGACCTTTTTCTTGTTCCATTTGATTTTTTTTCAAGAGGCTAAAAAGTATAATTTAAAAAACGTAGAGGATTGTAACACGTATGGAACAGAGGTGCGAAAAAAGTTTGAAAAAATTGATCCTGAGGCAATGGAAAATAGTGAAGGCTATTGGTCTACTAAAGTAGAAGAATATGAAGAAATGTGGTGA
- the nfi gene encoding deoxyribonuclease V (cleaves DNA at apurinic or apyrimidinic sites), with product MQPVLNHSWNLTETEAIELQQELARQVVKEDCYSSIQYVAGVDVAYSEHSDKLIAAVVILESDTLNLVESIVVEDHVQFPYIPGLFSFRELPPIVKAFDQLKNTPQLVVCDGQGIAHPRRFGLASHLGLLFDVPAIGCGKTRLLGEYEEPGSTRGASSPLVDRNEVIGNVLRTQDAIKPIFVSIGHRISLNSACDWILRLAPSYRLPETTRHADQLVNRVLSGLKGE from the coding sequence ATGCAACCCGTACTAAACCATTCATGGAATTTAACTGAAACAGAAGCCATCGAGCTACAGCAGGAATTAGCAAGACAGGTTGTCAAAGAGGATTGTTACAGCAGCATTCAATATGTAGCTGGAGTAGATGTGGCTTACAGTGAGCACAGCGATAAACTTATCGCCGCTGTTGTGATTCTTGAATCGGATACGCTGAATTTGGTTGAATCGATCGTGGTAGAGGATCATGTGCAATTTCCTTATATCCCAGGTCTATTCTCCTTCCGGGAGCTGCCGCCCATTGTAAAAGCCTTCGATCAACTAAAAAATACGCCCCAGCTCGTTGTCTGCGACGGCCAGGGAATTGCCCATCCCAGACGGTTTGGATTAGCAAGCCATTTGGGGCTGCTCTTTGATGTGCCCGCGATAGGATGCGGAAAGACCAGGCTTTTAGGAGAATATGAAGAACCGGGGAGCACTCGCGGGGCGTCCTCGCCACTTGTGGACCGCAATGAGGTTATTGGAAATGTGCTCAGAACCCAGGATGCGATAAAGCCCATTTTTGTATCTATTGGACATCGTATATCTTTGAACTCCGCCTGTGACTGGATTCTTAGACTCGCTCCGAGTTATCGCTTGCCGGAAACAACCCGCCATGCCGACCAGTTGGTAAACAGGGTGCTATCGGGTTTAAAAGGGGAGTAG